The Clostridiaceae bacterium HFYG-1003 genome includes a window with the following:
- a CDS encoding penicillin-binding transpeptidase domain-containing protein — MKKSNNTTERRLFNRYTALFLIMLAVMGLIGRTLFGLQIVSGEEFQNKADAYSVKDISEPAPRGEILDRNGEVLATNLSSYDLIYNETRESAAQFYSVMGEFFRLLDRTGEELYDTFELKAEPAFAFDFKTSSPSASQTRELRFKKDRNMDSWILKSGYGKMIGKTQIKDLSNEESEELNKMLLAVTPEETFQYLVRYHGLYKILGLSKTEEAALLKLTDREVTETVLKKLSVPELRRYMVIRDQVRMKVYQSNKSVPLVKTMTKQNAFVFMQKANLLAGIDVQLSPTRIYPYGTLGAHVLGYLSNISEYNKDKYESMGYDLNQDMIGVYGIEEAFEQELRGNKSVTTVKVDKQGRTVSELFKLEGYPGSSVQLTLDKDLQYTAQMALDATLKNLRTSFVDHTQGKSNNATRGAVVVIQVKTGKVLAMASNPDFDPNVFIAPGALTPELYSTYFNPDLEAFGTNLIQNLPIPGKTLDDIFPKNKEGVRQDYYDNYPKPFLNYATQGLSPVGSIFKPFTSLAALQHGVVDKNTIIDDTGVYERPELKGYRPTNNNSMPYGLLDLTEALKLSSNVFFLEMGWRMHQKSGPNAIAETVWKLGLGHDPTEGVHSTTGIEINENVYGNIFNFESRKQIIGRAAYGDLVNVLKKGIARDGKRFKPLDVSLKDTDSEKMRELKLEMDRGLREYWSKAQFNDPRTVDEKFDEIRQILDYNLNYIISLLPAEEQEGMADSTYLADQVASVLVYDRGRELTTPVNIMNASIGQGDAELTLLQIANAIATLANGGTRYRTSLVDRILDPEGNLVKVVEPEVLEEVSIKDEHLKLIYEGMHKVNTVEGGTAYRYMKDFPIETAGKTGTAQYRENNMANYVGRHQYGTYITFAPLEDPEIAIAVIGYDAIHGSFMIPVARAIYEEYFEERIQKEAPDYVRSFDYQLKPVMKVEPSLLKLEEPTELTTTPVIDSYLPGVPVPAYLNQPVNTRPDGTPPRIKTPQGEQPAEPEAPADPTGD, encoded by the coding sequence ATGAAAAAAAGTAACAATACAACCGAGCGCAGACTGTTTAACCGCTATACCGCTCTGTTTCTGATCATGCTAGCGGTTATGGGGCTCATCGGCCGAACGCTGTTCGGACTTCAGATTGTCAGCGGCGAAGAATTTCAGAATAAGGCAGATGCTTATTCGGTGAAAGATATCAGTGAACCGGCGCCGCGCGGAGAAATCCTGGACCGCAACGGCGAAGTGCTGGCGACCAATCTCTCGTCCTATGACCTGATTTATAATGAAACCCGAGAATCGGCTGCTCAATTCTACAGCGTGATGGGAGAATTCTTCCGCCTCCTGGATCGAACCGGTGAGGAACTCTATGACACGTTTGAACTGAAGGCCGAACCGGCCTTCGCCTTCGATTTTAAGACCAGCAGTCCCAGTGCCTCCCAGACCCGTGAACTTCGCTTTAAGAAAGACCGCAACATGGATTCCTGGATCCTCAAATCCGGTTACGGCAAGATGATCGGGAAAACGCAGATCAAGGATCTGAGCAATGAAGAAAGCGAGGAGCTCAATAAAATGCTGCTGGCGGTGACACCGGAGGAGACCTTCCAATATCTGGTGCGCTATCATGGCCTTTATAAAATCCTGGGACTGAGCAAAACCGAAGAAGCTGCCCTGCTTAAGCTGACTGATCGGGAAGTGACCGAGACCGTACTAAAAAAACTGTCTGTACCGGAACTGCGCCGCTACATGGTGATTCGGGATCAGGTGCGGATGAAAGTCTATCAGTCCAACAAGTCCGTACCGCTGGTCAAGACCATGACCAAGCAGAACGCCTTTGTCTTCATGCAGAAAGCCAATCTGCTGGCCGGCATTGATGTGCAGCTCAGCCCCACCCGGATCTATCCCTATGGAACGCTGGGGGCTCATGTGCTGGGTTATTTGTCCAACATCAGCGAATACAATAAGGATAAATACGAATCCATGGGCTATGACCTGAATCAGGACATGATCGGGGTTTACGGCATTGAAGAAGCCTTTGAGCAGGAACTGCGCGGAAACAAGTCCGTCACCACCGTCAAGGTCGACAAACAGGGACGAACGGTCAGCGAGCTGTTCAAGCTGGAGGGCTATCCCGGATCCAGCGTCCAGCTGACCCTGGACAAGGATCTGCAGTATACAGCTCAGATGGCGCTGGATGCCACGCTGAAGAATCTGCGCACCAGCTTTGTGGATCATACCCAGGGCAAATCCAACAACGCCACCCGCGGCGCGGTGGTGGTCATTCAGGTGAAAACCGGCAAGGTACTGGCCATGGCCTCGAATCCGGATTTTGATCCCAATGTGTTCATCGCTCCGGGCGCGCTGACTCCTGAACTGTATTCGACCTACTTTAATCCAGATCTGGAGGCTTTCGGCACAAACCTGATCCAGAACTTGCCCATTCCGGGCAAGACCCTGGATGACATCTTCCCCAAAAATAAGGAAGGGGTTCGCCAGGATTATTATGACAACTATCCCAAGCCATTCCTGAATTACGCCACCCAGGGCCTGTCCCCGGTGGGATCCATCTTTAAGCCCTTTACCTCACTCGCCGCCCTGCAGCACGGCGTGGTCGACAAGAACACGATCATCGACGACACCGGCGTATACGAACGGCCGGAGTTGAAAGGCTATCGCCCAACCAACAACAACAGCATGCCCTACGGTCTGCTGGATCTGACCGAGGCGCTGAAGCTGTCTTCCAACGTCTTCTTCCTGGAAATGGGCTGGCGAATGCATCAGAAGTCTGGTCCCAACGCCATCGCCGAAACCGTCTGGAAACTGGGACTGGGCCATGATCCCACCGAAGGGGTTCATTCAACGACCGGCATTGAGATTAACGAGAATGTATACGGCAACATCTTCAACTTTGAGTCCCGCAAGCAGATTATCGGGCGAGCCGCCTATGGTGATCTGGTCAATGTCCTGAAAAAGGGAATTGCCCGGGACGGCAAGCGGTTTAAGCCGCTGGACGTGTCGCTCAAGGATACAGATTCCGAGAAAATGCGGGAACTGAAACTCGAGATGGACCGGGGCCTGCGGGAATACTGGAGCAAGGCTCAGTTCAACGATCCCCGGACTGTTGATGAGAAATTCGACGAAATCCGGCAGATTCTTGACTATAACCTCAACTACATCATATCGCTCCTGCCCGCCGAAGAGCAGGAAGGCATGGCCGACTCGACCTACTTGGCGGATCAGGTTGCCAGTGTCCTGGTGTATGACCGCGGCCGCGAACTGACCACCCCGGTCAATATCATGAATGCCAGCATCGGTCAGGGCGACGCGGAACTGACACTGCTCCAGATCGCCAATGCCATAGCCACTCTGGCCAATGGCGGAACCCGCTACCGGACTTCTCTGGTTGACCGGATTCTTGATCCGGAAGGCAATCTGGTCAAGGTTGTGGAGCCGGAAGTCCTGGAAGAGGTTTCAATCAAGGATGAACACCTGAAACTGATCTATGAAGGCATGCACAAGGTCAATACCGTCGAGGGCGGAACGGCCTACCGCTACATGAAAGACTTCCCGATCGAGACCGCCGGAAAAACCGGTACGGCTCAGTATCGCGAAAACAATATGGCCAACTATGTCGGCCGTCACCAGTACGGAACCTACATTACGTTCGCGCCCCTGGAGGATCCGGAGATCGCCATCGCAGTCATCGGGTATGACGCCATCCACGGTTCCTTCATGATCCCGGTCGCCCGGGCCATCTACGAAGAATATTTTGAGGAACGGATCCAGAAGGAAGCTCCGGATTATGTCCGAAGCTTTGACTACCAGCTCAAGCCGGTCATGAAAGTGGAACCGTCTCTGCTCAAGCTGGAGGAGCCGACGGAACTGACGACAACGCCCGTCATCGACTCCTACCTTCCGGGAGTGCCGGTTCCGGCTTACCTCAATCAGCCGGTCAACACCCGCCCGGACGGTACACCGCCGCGGATCAAAACGCCTCAGGGAGAGCAACCGGCAGAACCGGAAGCACCGGCGGATCCAACAGGTGATTAA
- a CDS encoding FAD-dependent oxidoreductase, which produces MNESRIVILGAGYAGIRLARRLLAEKQYDRLTLIDQNDHHTLITNLHEVASGRVEPQTLEIPLDHILEHARVERIRDRIRSIDLESRILTGESGSYPYDQLIIASGAVPFFYGVPGAQEHSLTLNTMKDALSIRQWLRQNPDGRIVLCGAGLTGVELAADLKAMAPNLAVTLVEVRDNILPDLPLPVQEKVRRKLERRGIRLMTAARVTEVCESGVRLEGCPEAELQADLVVWTSGNRAAFRLDAPQGEAAEPILDDALRLRSHPEVCAVGDGGDPDWACVENGLQSADLVAKNLLTGEGDIHSYQPSRRGLMISLGPSDGVTTTRIPLSGWPAVVLKFLVDLYYVFSVGGLGSAANYFTGHLVRPAHGRTLTGRLLSSRGQRFWLLPLRLYLGGLWFLEAWKKVIGPAQFAKAVSARDYLTVGSDSWLRPGNLQVPFAWLRDVDAVSSATMAGTNGPVLEELPVWYEALMRTIMPTPALGAFFQSLLVWAEFAVGVGLILGLAVFLSALLSFALTVNFFLSGVAGWQLLWILPASLALLGGAGRIMGLDAWLIPWIHRQLKIDSL; this is translated from the coding sequence ATGAACGAATCACGCATTGTCATTCTGGGGGCAGGCTATGCCGGAATCCGGCTGGCCCGGCGCCTGCTGGCGGAAAAGCAGTACGATCGGCTGACGCTGATTGACCAGAATGACCATCATACCCTCATCACCAACCTGCATGAAGTCGCCTCCGGTCGGGTGGAACCCCAAACCCTGGAGATCCCGCTGGATCATATCCTGGAGCATGCCCGGGTGGAACGAATCCGTGACCGGATCCGCTCCATCGACCTGGAGTCCAGGATCCTGACCGGGGAAAGCGGCAGTTATCCTTATGACCAGTTAATCATCGCCTCGGGAGCGGTCCCCTTTTTCTATGGAGTGCCGGGTGCGCAGGAACACAGCCTTACCCTGAACACTATGAAGGATGCCTTGTCGATCCGGCAGTGGCTGAGGCAAAATCCCGACGGCCGGATCGTACTGTGCGGAGCGGGTTTGACGGGAGTCGAGCTGGCAGCAGATCTGAAGGCCATGGCGCCGAATCTTGCCGTGACGCTGGTGGAAGTCAGAGACAACATCCTGCCGGATCTGCCCCTCCCGGTTCAGGAAAAAGTGAGGCGCAAGCTGGAACGGCGGGGAATCCGCCTGATGACGGCTGCGCGGGTCACGGAAGTTTGCGAATCCGGCGTTCGGCTGGAAGGGTGTCCTGAAGCCGAGCTCCAGGCGGACCTGGTCGTATGGACCAGCGGAAATCGGGCCGCATTTCGTCTGGATGCACCCCAGGGGGAGGCAGCTGAACCGATTTTGGATGACGCGCTGCGCCTGCGTAGCCATCCGGAAGTCTGTGCAGTGGGGGATGGCGGCGATCCAGACTGGGCCTGCGTGGAAAACGGACTGCAGTCCGCGGATCTGGTAGCTAAAAATCTGCTGACCGGGGAGGGTGACATTCACTCCTATCAGCCCAGCCGGCGCGGACTGATGATTTCACTGGGACCCTCTGATGGGGTGACAACGACCCGAATCCCCTTATCGGGGTGGCCGGCGGTCGTACTGAAGTTCCTGGTGGATCTGTATTATGTGTTTTCCGTCGGCGGCCTGGGTTCGGCTGCCAATTATTTTACCGGGCACCTGGTTCGTCCAGCGCATGGCCGGACTCTGACCGGACGCCTCCTCTCCAGCCGGGGACAGCGCTTCTGGCTGCTGCCGCTCCGCCTGTACCTGGGCGGTCTGTGGTTTCTGGAAGCCTGGAAAAAAGTCATTGGACCAGCTCAGTTTGCCAAAGCTGTCTCGGCTCGTGATTACCTCACCGTGGGCAGCGATTCGTGGCTTCGTCCCGGAAACCTGCAGGTGCCCTTTGCCTGGCTGCGGGATGTCGATGCCGTCAGCAGTGCCACCATGGCAGGTACAAACGGTCCGGTGCTGGAAGAGCTTCCCGTCTGGTATGAAGCACTGATGCGCACCATTATGCCCACGCCCGCTCTGGGAGCCTTCTTCCAAAGTCTGCTGGTATGGGCGGAATTTGCCGTTGGCGTGGGACTGATTCTGGGTCTTGCGGTCTTTCTCTCTGCTCTTCTGTCCTTCGCTCTGACGGTCAACTTTTTCCTCTCCGGCGTCGCCGGCTGGCAGCTGCTCTGGATTCTGCCGGCTTCACTGGCTCTGCTGGGCGGTGCCGGCAGGATCATGGGGCTGGATGCCTGGCTCATCCCCTGGATCCATCGGCAGCTGAAGATTGATTCCCTGTAA
- a CDS encoding NusG domain II-containing protein, whose amino-acid sequence MKYFKIKLLDIVLIGLLILASFIPNAVFAYQAMSSPAQSDAIYVVIKIDSQEVERIQLDETKAAYVHEIVTPKGEKNTIRIDGGTVTMITADCPDQICVTAFPPISKDGEQIICLPHMLVVEVEGGDKAKGDLNAY is encoded by the coding sequence TTGAAATACTTTAAAATAAAGCTTCTGGATATTGTCCTGATCGGGCTTTTGATCCTTGCTTCCTTTATCCCCAATGCCGTGTTTGCCTATCAGGCTATGAGCAGCCCGGCACAGAGCGATGCCATCTATGTGGTCATCAAGATCGACTCACAGGAAGTGGAGCGGATCCAGCTGGATGAAACCAAGGCGGCTTATGTCCATGAAATTGTCACCCCCAAGGGTGAAAAAAATACGATTCGAATCGACGGCGGCACAGTAACAATGATCACAGCCGATTGTCCGGATCAGATCTGTGTAACGGCATTCCCCCCTATCTCCAAGGATGGCGAGCAGATCATCTGCCTGCCCCATATGCTGGTGGTTGAGGTTGAAGGGGGAGACAAAGCAAAAGGAGATCTGAACGCATACTGA
- a CDS encoding Gx transporter family protein: MRNNKNVYKMVYIALLVAQAMVVFKLEEFIPVPFPAIPGAKLGLANIFTMVALYTLRPGEAFGVVVLRSVLSMLISNNPGAFIYSFSGAMLSFVVMLLLKNTFGNRLSRIGVSVGGAFSHNLGQLLAAALMVAEPRILMYLPALTIIAVPTGFFIGMTSNFMLEHMGKLGIMRELKR, from the coding sequence ATGAGAAACAATAAAAATGTCTACAAGATGGTGTATATCGCGCTCCTGGTCGCCCAGGCCATGGTCGTCTTCAAGCTGGAGGAGTTCATTCCGGTTCCATTCCCCGCCATACCGGGGGCCAAGCTGGGGCTGGCAAACATCTTTACCATGGTGGCGCTCTATACCCTTCGTCCGGGCGAGGCCTTCGGCGTCGTTGTCCTGCGCTCGGTTCTTTCGATGCTGATTTCCAACAATCCCGGAGCGTTCATTTACTCCTTTTCCGGGGCGATGCTGTCCTTTGTCGTGATGCTGCTGCTGAAAAACACCTTTGGGAACCGGCTTTCCCGGATCGGAGTCTCAGTCGGCGGGGCATTCAGCCACAATCTGGGGCAGCTGCTGGCCGCCGCGCTGATGGTGGCCGAGCCGCGGATTCTGATGTATCTGCCGGCTCTGACGATCATCGCCGTACCGACCGGTTTCTTTATTGGCATGACCTCTAACTTCATGCTGGAGCATATGGGAAAACTGGGCATTATGAGGGAGTTGAAACGCTGA
- a CDS encoding polyprenyl synthetase family protein, translated as MGFWQDQPKLNERLNQIQEIMQAEVPRTGRFSAVLTPLTAQSGKMLRPALLVLSAGFSTSPWEVNHLAAALEFLHLASLIHDDIIDHGRERRGQPTVVRQHGTAMALYAGDYLIFLAARCLYGLEADRLPRLPMDFMGPLLEAEAEQLESRFSMEQTPAGYLARIEAKTGLLFSLASSAGFAVRQESPHDIEPMKRAGLDFGIAFQLRDDLADLSDSAYSDLREGNFTLPVIFALEEDPALKVELADLGPGIPDEAAFDRIVRRIEGTGAIRRTQAVIRDHLNRSAAVFRSHLGAEEWRHYEWMNQQLFGGYYEDQSLCEN; from the coding sequence ATGGGATTTTGGCAGGACCAGCCGAAACTGAACGAACGACTGAATCAGATCCAGGAAATTATGCAGGCTGAGGTCCCCCGTACCGGGCGGTTCTCAGCCGTTTTGACTCCATTGACGGCCCAGTCGGGAAAAATGCTGCGCCCGGCGCTGCTGGTTCTGTCCGCCGGATTCAGCACCAGTCCGTGGGAGGTCAATCACCTGGCGGCGGCGCTGGAATTCCTCCATCTGGCTTCATTGATTCACGACGACATCATTGATCATGGCCGGGAACGGCGGGGACAACCGACCGTGGTCCGTCAGCATGGAACAGCCATGGCTCTTTATGCCGGCGACTACCTGATTTTTCTGGCAGCACGGTGTCTGTACGGGCTGGAGGCAGACCGCCTGCCCCGGCTGCCGATGGACTTCATGGGACCGCTTCTGGAGGCGGAGGCAGAGCAGCTGGAGTCACGCTTCAGCATGGAGCAGACACCCGCTGGCTATCTGGCCCGAATTGAAGCCAAGACCGGGCTGCTGTTCTCCCTGGCCAGTTCGGCGGGATTTGCCGTCAGGCAGGAATCACCCCATGACATCGAACCGATGAAACGGGCCGGCCTGGATTTTGGAATTGCCTTTCAACTGCGGGATGACCTGGCGGATCTGTCGGATTCAGCTTATTCAGATCTGCGGGAAGGTAACTTTACGCTGCCGGTCATCTTTGCCCTGGAGGAAGATCCCGCTCTGAAGGTTGAACTGGCTGATTTGGGGCCAGGGATCCCTGATGAGGCTGCCTTCGACCGGATTGTCCGGCGCATCGAAGGTACTGGTGCCATCCGGCGCACCCAGGCCGTCATCCGCGACCATCTGAATCGATCAGCCGCTGTATTCCGCAGTCACCTGGGGGCTGAGGAATGGAGGCATTACGAATGGATGAATCAACAACTCTTCGGGGGATATTATGAAGATCAAAGCCTATGCGAAAATTAA
- the ispE gene encoding 4-(cytidine 5'-diphospho)-2-C-methyl-D-erythritol kinase → MKIKAYAKINLTLDVTGKRADGYHLLQMVMQTIDLADDVSVELAGEGIALTCNLPYVPVTEKNIAYRAAVRFLEATGIHSGVRIHLEKRIPVAAGLAGGSTDAGAVLTALNGLTGHPLTQEKLLELGLSLGADVPFTMTGGTALCEGVGEIITPLPDFCNHWVLLVKPPFGVSTRQVFTDFRLDRVRRHPATQAVQAAIAADDLAGVARHLGNVLENVTLTRHPLLRNLKTELIRRGALGSLMSGSGPTVFGLFDSEAAARDAYVWFHGKYPETFLVQTLGRQAVANG, encoded by the coding sequence ATGAAGATCAAAGCCTATGCGAAAATTAATCTGACCCTGGATGTCACGGGTAAGCGTGCCGATGGGTATCATCTGCTCCAAATGGTCATGCAGACCATTGACCTGGCAGATGATGTTTCGGTGGAGCTCGCCGGCGAGGGCATCGCCCTGACCTGCAACCTGCCCTATGTCCCGGTAACTGAAAAAAACATCGCCTATCGGGCGGCGGTTCGTTTTCTGGAAGCGACGGGAATTCATTCGGGTGTGCGCATTCATCTGGAAAAACGGATTCCGGTGGCTGCCGGGCTGGCCGGAGGGTCTACTGATGCGGGCGCTGTTCTGACGGCACTCAATGGACTGACGGGCCATCCCCTGACGCAGGAGAAGCTGCTGGAGCTGGGGCTCAGTCTGGGCGCGGATGTTCCCTTTACCATGACCGGCGGAACCGCTTTGTGCGAAGGAGTCGGTGAAATCATCACACCGCTGCCGGATTTTTGCAATCACTGGGTGTTGCTGGTGAAACCTCCCTTTGGGGTGTCCACCCGGCAGGTGTTCACCGACTTCAGACTCGACCGGGTCCGGCGCCATCCGGCCACTCAGGCGGTGCAGGCAGCCATTGCCGCCGACGATCTGGCAGGAGTTGCCCGGCATTTGGGAAATGTGCTGGAAAATGTGACGCTGACTCGGCACCCGCTCCTGCGCAATCTGAAAACGGAGCTGATCCGGCGCGGAGCGTTGGGCAGCCTGATGTCAGGTTCTGGACCCACCGTGTTTGGATTGTTTGACAGCGAAGCAGCCGCCCGCGACGCCTATGTCTGGTTTCACGGGAAGTATCCGGAGACATTCCTGGTTCAGACCCTGGGCCGACAAGCTGTCGCAAACGGTTAA